One genomic region from Magallana gigas chromosome 3, xbMagGiga1.1, whole genome shotgun sequence encodes:
- the LOC136273301 gene encoding uncharacterized protein: MKRFFAVVIAMGIITLLDISGPVMSRDRCPGIEAYFILQPNQALAIHVPMTKQLHSLDNPVKYGIKDYDLCDAENAYCLKFNNIQVNNI; this comes from the exons ATGAAGAGGTTCTTCGCTGTTGTTATAGCAATGGGCATCATTACACTTTTGGATATTTCTGGACC TGTTATGTCCAGGGATAGATGTCCAGGGATAGAGGCTTACTTCATCTTACAG CCAAACCAAGCTCTAGCCATCCATGTGCCTATGACAAAGCAACTACACAGTCTAGACAATCCAGTCAAATATGGTATAAAAGATTATGATTTGTGCGACGCAGAAAATGCGTACTGTTTGAAATTTAACAATATACAGGTAAACAATATCTAA
- the LOC105341557 gene encoding uncharacterized protein, producing the protein MHIRDKIKSYLNRLPCSYRYTLYLYFPAMYAFPLTIGIVVSLATKVAANCCVPSQFQASIDTLESLSSVRDKRFIRLTVSYDAKFKKTAVHAIAETEEDQYDQINDFEAQKTYSWSRGICHVQPLGPFTPACIPADAKLVRKSFLGVSPNTWNLKTYLLQSSSDLQYFGTIGDNCIPVELLKTSTKIPQPDGQYMWMFYNVTMGIKDRSVFTPPKFCSQKGNVKRNAGSRSLFQQPIHIFGQ; encoded by the exons ATGCATATTAGAGATAAGATAAAGTCATACTTGAATAGGTTACCCTGTTCGTATCGGTATACATTGTACTTGTATTTTCCAGCGATGTACGCTTTTCCGTTGACTATCGGAATTGTGGTGTCCCTGGCCACAAAGGTTGCCGCTAACTGCTGTGTTCCATCTCAGTTCCAAGCCTCTATTGATACTTTAGAATCTCTATCTAGTGTTCGAGACAAAAGATTCATAAGACTG ACGGTTTCATACGatgcaaaatttaagaaaacagCAGTGCATGCTATTGCCGAAACTGAGGAGGATCAGTATGACCAGATAAACGACTTTGAAGCA caaaaaaCCTACTCGTGGTCAAGAGGAATCTGTCATGTACAACCTCTAGGTCCTTTCACACCAGCATGTATACCAG CTGACGCTAAGCTCGTACGAAAATCCTTTCTTGGAGTGTCCCCAAACACGTGGAATCTAAAGACCTATTTGCTCCAATCATCATCAGATCTTCAATATTTTGGCACCATTGGAGATAACTGTATCCCCGTTGAACTGCTGAAAACGTCCACTAAAATTCCACAACCAG ATGGTCAGTATATGTGGATGTTCTATAACGTAACCATGGGAATCAAGGATCGATCCGTCTTTACTCCACCGAAGTTCTGTTCTCAAAag GGCAACGTCAAAAGGAATGCAGGAAGTAGGAGTTTGTTTCAACAACCTATTCATATCTTCGGCCAATAG
- the LOC136273635 gene encoding LOW QUALITY PROTEIN: 52 kDa repressor of the inhibitor of the protein kinase-like (The sequence of the model RefSeq protein was modified relative to this genomic sequence to represent the inferred CDS: inserted 1 base in 1 codon; deleted 1 base in 1 codon; substituted 1 base at 1 genomic stop codon): MQNKHVLETIIEVLILCGKQNIAIRGHTEQRSNFMAILNFKAQDDEILRDHLNNPNIKTKNTSPDIQNELLNICYDQLREQIVRDCNKANCFTLLADECTDKSTTEQVTVCLRSGFVGGKSILREEFLCFVEADTTTGESISELLLEALDSAGVNIDKMRGQGYDGAANMSGRFNGVQARIKERVPTASYVHCKSHQLNLAIVHSSNIPCVRTMMRTVQDIGFAFNYSARRLLSLQIALENDPITREQMERRTKLRSLCETRWFSRADALFTFKSAFTAVVSALEILQDNGDDKAGQRLAAVQRFEFIIALVVSEHVLSGTVCLTANVQSKQCDLVEAVREARVVVQILKNERTDEAVWDELFEASRQIAESVGVAPTTPRRVGRQIHRANYPVNDAKTYWKVALYYPFLDHLTSELENRLVKNEDQFLAQYLIPSLLDGLTDEVKIRLHEAYRSDIQTQEEFXADVRRWKVRWSMVPFDEKPATLIDTIDNIPHGLYIQIECIVKIFLTMPVSTVTAERSFSAMKRIKTYLRSTMTTDRXSSLAMLHIHREKDIDIPAVIEKFINAKQRRLKYQI; this comes from the exons ATGCAGAACAAACATGTACTTGAAACAATTATAGAGGTCCTAATTTTGTGCGGTAAACAAAACATAGCCATCAGGGGTCACACTGAGCAGAGAAGTAACTTTATGGCAATTCTTAATTTCAAAGCCCAAGATGATGAAATTTTGCGAGATCATTTAAACAATCCgaatatcaaaacaaagaaCACATCTCCAGACATTCAAAATGAATTGCTGAATATCTGTTATGACCAACTTAGAGAACAAATCGTGCGTGATTGTAACAAAGCAAACTGTTTCACGTTGTTGGCAGATGAGTGTACTGACAAATCTACAACGGAACAAGTGACCGTTTGTCTGCGGTCTGGATTCGTTGGAGG TAAATCAATTCTAAGAGAAGAATTCCTTTGCTTTGTTGAGGCTGATACTACTACTGGTGAAAGCATTTCTGAATTACTATTGGAAGCTTTAGATTCAGCTGGAGTGAACATAGATAAGATGCGAGGTCAAGGTTATGACGGAGCCGCAAATATGTCGGGGAGGTTCAACGGAGTACAAGCAAGGATCAAGGAGAGAGTACCAACTGCATCATATGTGCATTGCAAATCTCATCAACTTAACTTAGCTATTGTTCACTCATCCAACATACCATGTGTAAGGACAATGATGAGAACTGTGCAAGACATTGGTTTTGCATTTAACTACTCAGCAAGAAGGCTTCTCTCTCTGCAGATTGCGCTAGAAAACGACCCAATAACACGAGAACAAATGGAAAGGCGTACCAAGCTACGATCCTTGTGTGAAACAAGGTGGTTTAGTAGAGCCGACGCGCTTTTCACATTTAAATCGGCATTTACAGCTGTTGTTTCAGCCCTAGAGATATTACAGGACAACGGAGATGATAAAGCAGGACAACGTCTAGCTGCAGTCCAAagatttgaatttattattgCCCTTGTCGTAAGCGAACATGTGTTAAGTGGAACTGTGTGTTTGACTGCAAATGTACAGTCCAAACAGTGTGATCTCGTAGAAGCTGTGCGTGAAGCCAGAGTTGTAGTACAGATACTAAAAAACGAGAGGACTGATGAAGCAGTATGGGACGAACTTTTTGAAGCCTCACGCCAAATTGCAGAATCCGTCGGAGTTGCACCAACCACACCCAGACGTGTAGGGCGACAAATCCATCGAGCAAATTATCCAGTGAACGATGCCAAGACCTACTGGAAAGTTGCTTTATATTATCCGTTCCTAGATCACTTGACGAGTGAGTTAGAGAATAGATTGGTAAAGAACGAAGACCAGTTCCTTGCGCAATATTTAATACCAAGTCTCCTTGACGGTCTAACGGATGAAGTCAAGATCAGATTACACGAAGCATACCGTTCCGACATTCAAACACAAGAAGAATTTTAAGCAGATGTTCGAAGATGGAAAGTGCGTTGGTCTATGGTTCCCTTTGACGAAAAACCAGCCACTCTTATAGATACCATTGACAACATACCGCACGGTCTTTACATCCAAATCGAATGCATTGTAAAAATCTTCCTGACGATGCCTGTGTCGACAGTCACTGCTGAGAGATCCTTCAGTGCAATGAAGAGAATCAAAACATATCTGCGGTCAACCATGACAACAGACA CTTCCTCACTAGCGATGCTTCACATACACAGGGAAAAAGACATCGACATCCCAGCGGTCATCGAAAAATTTATTAATGCTAAACAAAGACGTCTTAAGTAccaaatataa